One genomic window of Arachis stenosperma cultivar V10309 chromosome 10, arast.V10309.gnm1.PFL2, whole genome shotgun sequence includes the following:
- the LOC130954804 gene encoding probable galacturonosyltransferase 13 translates to MHLRFSPSMRSITISSNNGFIDLMKIKVAACHISYRTLFHTILILAFLLPFVFILTALVTLEGVNKCSSFDCLGRRLGPKFLGRVDDSTRLVRDFYKILKEVKTGEIPADLKLPDSFDQLVSDMKNNNYDTKTFALVLTRMMEKFEREIKESKFAELMNKHFAASSIPKGIHCLTLRLTDEYSSNAHARRQLPPPELLPLLTDNNYHHFILSTDNILAASVVVTSTVQSSQNPEMIVFHVITDRKTYAGMHSWFALNSVFPAIVEVKGIHQFDWLTRENVPVLEAVEHQNGIRNYYHGNYVLGANLDDINLRNFASILQARSPKYISLLNHIRIYIPELFPNLDKVVFLDDDVVVQRDLSPLWDIDLNGKVNGAVETCRGEDEWVMSKHFRNYFNFSHPVISKKLDPEECAWAYGMNIFDLRAWRTTNIRKTYHQWLKENLQSNLTMWKLGTLPPALIAFKGHVQPIDPSWHMLGLGYQNKTDVENVKNAAVIHYNGQSKPWLNIGFEHLRPFWTMYVNYSNEFIRNCHILEP, encoded by the exons ATGCACCTTCGCTTCTCGCCTAGCATGAGAAGCATCACAATATCGAGTAACAATGGATTTATTGACTTGATGAAGATCAAGGTCGCAGCTTGCCACATTTCATATCGTACCCTCTTCCACACCATTCTCATCCTCGCATTTCTCTTGCCCTTTGTCTTCATCCTCACCGCTCTTGTCACCCTTGAAGGTGTCAACAAATGCTCCTCATTCG ATTGTCTTGGTAGGCGTTTAGGACCAAAGTTTCTTGGTAGGGTTGATGATTCAACg AGACTAGTTAGAGATTTTTACAAGATTCTTAAAGAAGTGAAAACTGGGGAAATTCCAGCTGATCTAAAGCTGCCAGATTCGTTTGATCAGCTGGTTTCTGATATGAAGAATAACAACTATGACACGAAAACATTTGCGCTCGTGCTAACGAGAATG ATGGAAAAATTTGAGAGAGAAATTAAGGAATCTAAATTTGCAGAGCTAATGAATAAGCACTTTGCAGCAAGTTCTATTCCTAAAGGGATTCATTGTCTAACTTTGCGTTTGACTGATGAATATTCGTCAAATGCCCATGCACGCAGACAGTTGCCCCCTCCAGAGTTACTTCCTCTGCTGACTGACAACAATTACCACCATTTTATTCTCTCAACTGATAATATATTGGCTGCCTCAGTAGTTGTTACCTCTACTGTGCAGTCATCTCAAAATCCTGAGATGATAGTCTTCCATGTCATCACTGATAGAAAAACTTATGCGGGTATGCATTCATGGTTTGCGCTAAATTCTGTCTTCCCTGCTATAGTTGAAGTCAAAGGTATTCACCAGTTTGACTGGTTGACTAGAGAAAATGTTCCAGTACTTGAAGCGGTAGAACATCAAAATGGGATCAGGAATTACTATCATGGAAACTATGTTCTAGGAGCTAACCTTGATGATATCAATCTACGAAACTTTGCTTCAATATTACAAGCTAGAAGTCCAAAGTACATATCATTACTCAACCATATCCGTATATACATTCCCGAG CTTTTCCCAAATCTTGACAAGGTGGTCTTTTTGGATGATGATGTTGTAGTTCAGCGAGACTTGTCTCCCCTTTGGGATATTGACCTAAATGGTAAAGTTAATGGAGCTGTTGAAACTTGTAGAGGGGAAGATGAGTGGGTAATGTCTAAGCATTTTAGGAACTATTTCAATTTTTCTCATCCTgtcatttcaaaaaaattagacCCTGAAGAATGTGCTTGGGCTTATGGGATGAATATCTTCGATTTGCGTGCATGGAGAACAACAAATATAAGGAAGACATATCATCAATGGTTAAAAGAG AATTTGCAATCAAACCTAACAATGTGGAAGCTTGGAACCCTACCACCTGCATTGATAGCATTTAAAGGTCATGTTCAACCAATTGACCCTTCTTGGCACATGCTTGGCTTGGGTTATCAGAATAAAACTGATGTCGAGAATGTTAAAAATGCTGCTGTTATTCATTACAATGGTCAATCAAAACCTTGGTTGAATATTGGCTTTGAACATCTTAGGCCTTTTTGGACCATGTATGTCAATTATTCAAATGAGTTTATTAGAAATTGTCATATATTGGAGCCATAG